The genomic window AAACTGGGAAAAGAATGGTTGAAAACTCAATTTTAATTAAGCCCATAAGTGGAAAAAGTGACCctggaataaaaaaatagtCCATGTATGCCAACTGAGTATACTTTGTCAAGTTATTTACAAACCTGAAGTCAGAATATCTTCCAGAGttgccacatgggaacacaaGCAAGATTAAGTAACCAAGCCTTCATGCTATCACACACAAAATGAGACAAACCCACCTTACAGGATAAGCTGTCAGAGCCTTTACAATCCCTTGTGCTGAATTCCTCCTCCTTGGGGTCTTAAGTTGTGTGATATAGCTAAGGGCAAGCTTTCTGGGTAACAGGTCATTGTTTTAATTGATAAATACATAGGCAAAATAAATTCTCCTCCTGCTTTATAACTTGCAGTAGCCAAGAGAATGAGGCAGACAGAAAAGCATGGTCATACTAAGAACTAACAGAACAATCCTcctcttttctttgtgtttgAGACAGCATCAGCACAGCCAGTTCTGAATGACTGACTGTGCTTGGTTAAAAGCCATCTTACCAATATTACTGAGGAATGTGTAtggtattttaaaaagagagcaATTTCAGCACCTATAAGTTTTACCAAGGTAATTCTCAGAATGACTTGGCTCACATTCTCACATGTGAATGAATTAGCTGtagaaaaataaagctttgtGTAAGTTTTCTGGCCATGTATTGCTGTTAATTAGTGCCAGCACAGACTCCTTTGCACAAGCTTCCTTCAGCAGAAAAATATGCCTAATTCCCCCTTACTTAGCAAAGAAGAATGCACACTTTGACATGAAAGTACTGCTAGAAAACCCATCAATattaaaaggaagcaaaagctgGGCATGGTGTCTGCTCAAGAATCAGATGTTCTCTGCTGGCCATGAGGCAATTTTAACAGTCTTCCCCAACCATTTATTTGGTTAACTACTTACACAGTAGTCAGATCCCACTTCAAAAACCTGAGATGAAAGACTTCTGCAGTTGCATTTTTAAAGATGCCAGCAGATGCTGCTAGGAGCATTTCAGAACTCTGTGACATTGAACAAAGCACCATGAAAATGAGTTTTCCAGCTTGACTTGCAACTGCAAGAAAAATACAATGAACACACCTGCATTTGTAAATGTGTAGTAGAAATGTCATTCTTCACAAAAGATTTTGAGGTATTTTATCTATATAGCAATCTTTATTTCAAAATGGCatttattacaaaaatgtaaaaatccagcaaaaccagaaacatTGAGATTATTTTCCTGGACTATCACCTCTAGGGAATGTTTTTCCTGTAGCCTTTCCCTCTAAATATTTTCCCTGCTTCCAGTCTGATTACAGGTGCAAATGTGCCTAAATGGCCTGGAGTAGATAAATATATTGAAAAAGACAAAAGCTTTGGAGCTAAATGCATGCAACAAGTTCTATCAGGAAGaaaccattaaaaataaacataaatgtAGAGATAATGTGCAGGTATCCAGGGATTGGCTCAGTCGTCCTTGTCCTTCGCTCCATGTTTGAGGATGCGTGTGAACTCGATGTAGTTGAAGTTGCCCTTTTTGTCAATGGGGGCCTCTCTGTACAGCTCATCCACCTCTTCATCCGTGAACCTGTCTCCCATGGTGGTCAGCAGCTCCCGCAGGTAGTCTTCTTGGATGAACCCTGGAGCACAGTGTAGGAGGACAGAAGAGGAGTTTTTAATTTATCTGCAAATACATGGGTGATAATTTCTTTCTTGGAGTTCTTTCCCTCAATTAAAGATACCTACAGTCTTTGTCTGCCAAATGAAAACAATGCCATTAAACCTTATCATTAAAAATGCCAAATAATTACAAGGATTCAGTCAAATCACGCATCTTAGTTTGAAAGATCCCACTACTTCAAATAAAGACCATTATATGCTTTGCCTGTGGTGTGCCAAAGAATATAAAAATTTATTAGCATTCATATTGGACCTTCTTCCCAACAGCAGGGCTACTCCCAATAATACCAAGAACCTTCTAactcagtattttaaaaatcacaaagGGGATCAGTTTACCTTGAGCAttcctattaaaaaaacaccaaaaaaaagtcATGGAACTTGACTATTAACACTCAACAAGTGCACGAAACATGGAAAAGTTTACAACATTTCAAATTGATCTTAAATCACTGGCTTGTCTAACTTGTGATTGCTTTTATCATCACTCCTGTGAGTCACACAAGAATTTTCTTGcattcattttcttctccttttagTGCACCTTAACAGAGGGATGGTGGATATATGTTGCTGACAGAAAAGTTCTTCATAAAAGCACAACAGCTTTGAAAACAGTGATTCCCCTCATAAAAGCAGCCCCAAAGGTGAATTTTAAGTTAGGAATAAATTAAGACCCTGGTTCCCGATCAACATCTTTTATACTTTCTTTTGTCTTGAACAGAATGAACTGCCAGAAATTTGAAATTTCTACAGAGACTGAAAAGGCAAATTTAGCACATGAGGATACAGTCATGATTTTCAGtttgcagaaattaaaattttcagaGTTAAAAAAACTGATCACCACTTCTATGAACACAAGCATTTGTTGTTACAGAAGTAAGCAGAATACATGTACACTGTTGTTTCACCCACATACCTGTTGCTTCTTCATCAAAGCAAGCAAAAGCATTCCTGATTACATCCTCCGGGTCGGTGCCATTTAACTTCTCACCAAACATGGTGAGGAACATGGTGAAGTTGATGGGGCCCGGAGCCTCATTCATCATGGCATCTAGGTATTCATCCGTTGGATTCTTTCCTGCAAATAAATAAAGGGATTTATACTCTGTTAAGCTTTCAAAGTGAACAAGTAATGTCAGTAGTGTTAACACAAACTGAGACACCTCTCATATCCCAAACtcattattttgatttttgcaGCACAAATTTGCCTGGCAAGCATGAACAGAGGAAAGGGATATTACCAAGGGAGGCGAGCATGTCGTGCAGGTCCTCTTTGTCAATGAAGCCATCCCTGTTCTGGTCGATCATGTTGAAGGCCTCCTTGAATTCCTGGATCTGCGACTGATCGAACATCGCAAACACATTGGAAGTGGCACGCTGAGGGCGCTTCTTGGTGGTCTTCGTCTTTGCTCTTTTGCTAGACATGGTGGCTGTTGGTTCTAAGGAGACAGAAATATATCCAAGATTTAGCCTTATTAAATCACATTGCAAGTCCCTGGGGTAGAGGAACATCAGGCTTCATGTTATGGGCATATACCCTGAAGTACACATTTATTTCAGTATCTCCTGCTCCATTTTCCTTCATACTTCACTTGCTGTGAAAGCATAAAGCCTTTGAGGATTGAGGGACCAGCACAGTAGGCCAATAGGAGGCTATATCAAAAGGCCAAATCAAATCATAGCTCTTGAAACTCACACAATGCTTGTGTTGCTGATTCAATACTCCACCTGCATCTTCCACAAATTAATACAACTACATATgcaggaatttgggaggccCTGTTGACATAGAAGGATATGTGCTGCTAAACTAGCACAGTGGTTAAATAGATGAGACAGTATACTAAACTAacattttggaggaaaaaaaatgtattttaggcTCTAAATAGCATTTTGTTAGACTAGCTACcgttgagagagagagagagcaccGACTTAGTTCAAAAGTTCTACAGTGCTATTCCCTTACACAGTGGAAGTACTACACAACACATGCAAACGCCAACACACTCTTTTTAGAATTAATTAAAAGGTATGATAGCTACAAAAATGTGAAGACTGTTACTTTTAAGCTACCAACCCTTAGAAACATTTATATGTTTTTATAAATTTTCACATATCACAGGTATACTAATGTTATTGTTTCCCTTGAAGCTGTCATATGAAGAAATAAACATGGTagattttattatatattataacaCTAGTACATTCAGGCTACAAGTGAGGCTTTTAAATTAACTGCATCTCTTTATCTGGAAAGATACACGTAGTGTTCCAACTAAATGTATGACAGCACAAACTAGAAAAGCTGAGTCATTCACCGAAAGGCAAAGTCCTCAACACTGCTTTTGGATCAGAAGTTAGACCCTTTTTAATGTTGTTTCCAAAAGTCTCATAACCTCTGCTTCCATTAGCTGAAACTAAAGTGTAATCTGTACTGCTAAAATCCTTCATAATGCTCAAAGTGTTATGCAAACCAAATTCCTTCCATCCTTGACTCTGAATTTTACAGAAAGCACCTGTAGCAAGTGTCtcctgaaagaagaaaatttaagCTTCGCTTGTAATTGCAAGAATATCAATATTCTGAAATCTACACTAAGTATTAATTTTGTAACTTAGAAAAAAACCATCTGGTCAGAACAGCAATGCTAATTGGAGACATAGCACAGTTCTAACTGTTTCTCAAACAGTTTTCTCAAAGacagaatattttctgttaGAGTCCTGAAAAGCAAGACTGAAGTCACTAACTGGGATTCATCCTTAAACAAAAAGGGAGTAAAATTAAGCAAAGTAACTCCCTTATACAATCAAACCAATATGCAGACACAAAGcagttatttttggggttttttctaaCTAAAAGGAAAGATATTTTACCTTGCTTTGTATTAGATACCTGACAGGGTGTACCAAGCATCTGGATCATAAAAGGAAATTCCATGGTTACGTCCTTCTCAGTCTGTCCACACAGACAGCTACTGATGTCCCCTGCTAATTCCACACTTTTAAATCCTACGTGCATCCACAACGTTCTTCTGACGTACAAAACAAACCATTATGTCCCGAACTAAAAATAGCCCCTGAAATGCAACCGCGCATCGCTCAACAACGCAGACGTTCTCTCTCTCCACTGCCCTCACTAACCACCAGCTACCCGAGATGTCTGGCCTCCACAACACTGCAACAAATAAACATGAACTCTTGACTTCCAGATACTTATGCTGACAGCTGACAACAAAGGTAGTTTGCTTTCAAGCTGCAGCCAAGGGTTGTGCATAACTTTGGTGGTTTTCTTACCACTGTAAAAAATCCCAGGCAAGCTGGCATTTAACTCTGGGTTATTGATGAGAAGTTCACTACTCAAAATAGAGCCAAACTGTATCTTTTAATTACTCTTCTCTGAAGCTTTCAGGATATGGCTTGTTCAAAGTAAACAAAAAAGTTTACTCTGCATGTGCTGATGCCGACcaaattaatttttgcttttttacttTTACATATCTCCATATTCTTTACATGTATATTTGCAGCTCTGTAGCCTATTATTGTATTCATAGCTAGCATTTTACCTACTCTATTAGAAAGACAAAATACATTCCCCAGCGGCTCTAAGGCCTCAAGGTTACATTCTTTGGGATCTCAGGTCAAAATGGCTTCCTAACATTTCATAAAGTTTAGTTTGTATCtaagggggtgggggggtgtTCAGAAAAGGGGAGAACCAGGGGCGAATTATTTCTAACTGGGGATTCCTGCGAGTTATGCTAATTTGCTGAACCTGTAAAATTGTATCCACTTGTTACAGTATGCATCTTCAGTGCTTTTTCATCCTGCATGTTGTGTACCATAAGGATCCTTATATGGTAATCCCTTTTTATCACCTAATTGTGTCTGGCTTGTAATTCTAGGATCAGTAAAAAGGCATAAGTGCTGCAAAGGCAGTGCTCCCAGCAAGCCCCTACATGCAATTCTCTCACCTACAATTCAATCCTAAGCAAGAGGAGGTAACAAAAGCAGGCTGTCAGCACATTCTTTTTAATTCTGTTGAGAAGATTGACCTGTCAGCATATATTTTACTAGAAAAACCGAAAAAAGTGCCAATGCTGGTATTACTATTGTCTAAGTTTCTCTGAACCAGACTTGGGAACTCCTCCAGTCCAAAAGAGCTGTCAGCCTAGCTACAGAGAAACATCAGATCTCGCAGGACTGCAGCGCCCTTCAGCGCAGGTTTGCTGCAGCTATGCCTGAAATGCTGGACTCAGCTCCAGGAATGTCTGTTAGAAAAGAGGGTGGTACTTTTTGGAACACGTTCAGAAAGCCAAAGGCATCAACCCAGTTAGCCAAAGAGACcaatttatgttttaaaagttcCAGAAGTGTTTGTACTTTGTGTTACCCAAGAAAAAGATCCACATTTATGCCAACACTTTTGTAACTGAAATAGGGTTAGTATACGCTGGAAATAGAATTTCAGTAGATAAAAACTGGGAATACTTCACATTAGATAGTGCAAGTCATGACATGCAGGTTTAGTCCCTGTTGTTTAATACTATGCTGCACTGAATGGTCTGGGCCCTGTTTTGGAAGCTGTCCAAGAAACTTCAAATGTAAGACATTACCTATGAGAAACATCATAAAGTATTTCTTAAAGTGCAACCTTTCTTAAGGTTGCACTTTAAGAAATCGTCTAATTTTATAAATTCCCACatcacatatttaaaaaaaacccaataaataGGTAGTAGCAGCACTGTGCTCCTTTGTGCTGCCTGTATTGCCATTTGTTCAGCCACAGTGGATATCAAACCACAGAAGCACAGAGAATCATGTTGTGGTCCCTTCCTCTGGGAAACTGACAAACccttgagggaaaaaaaaaacccaagcaactAAAAATTTTGAGCCACTCAGTAAGCTGTGAAAATTTACAGCCACTAACAGTGGTGCAAGCTGGACCTGCTCAGAGGCAGTGACCAAAAATTATGCTTTAGAAAACGCTCCCATGTTTCAAAATTGTGACTATTGTAATAGCTGCAAAATCtattactgaaaaaaaccaaactaccACACAATAAATCCCCAAACCCATAGCCAAGAAAGTCTCTTCATGAACTAAGACAGAACATCAAACTCAAAAGTCAGCCTCAAAGCTAAATTCCAAATTTCGTCCACATACTCAACTGCAGCATCACATACAGTCACACATCCATCACAATCTGGGCGGCAACAGGAAGAGATAAGAGCAAGGTGCTCTCCAGCAGATCTGTGTCAAGGCTCAATAAAGAGCAGATTACACTTTATGAAAGCAAACtagcaaaacccaaaccctacaCTGTCCCACCCAGTCTTAAAAGCCACTTTAACACACTTCTCACTAATAAGTTTCCCAAAACCCTTGTACAGGAGTTACACTTGCCTCAAAATCCAGCGCCAGTGAGTCAACACAGCCTGTCtgcaaaagggaaaataaagctCAGAGGTGGCCTTATCACTATCTACAACCACCTGAAAGTAGGGTGTAGCCAAATGGGGATcggcctcttctcccagtcaGTAAGcgacaggatgagaggacagTCTGAACGTGTCCCAGGTTTAGGCTGGTCATTAGGAAGAACTCCCTCACAGACAGGGTGATTAGACATTGGaacgggctgcccagggaggtggtggaatcaccgtccctggaggtgttcaatgAAGACCGGACGTGGAACTCAGCGCCATGGTCCAGTTCCATGGTGGTCGGTCACAGTTGGACTCGATGACTTCGGAGATCTTTTCTAACCTAATTGATTCTGAGAGCCGGGGAACCATCGCACGCAGTCCCCTGTGCGGCTCTGGTTACTCCAGAACGTGAGCAGGAAGGAACAGACCCAGGCCCACTACCTCACCCTCTCCCGAccgcagcagctcccagccctgcccctcccaTGCTCCGACAAAGCCGAGGAAACACCTCAGAGGGCCCGATGTGGCcgggaggcagccgagcccttCCGACAGGGACACAAACACCTTTTAACACCAGTTCCCTGAAATGATGCACAGTCCCCGCGGGCACCGTCCCCGTAGGGCTCACAGGGCGGGGTCGCGGGGCCCGGAGCCGGGgtctctcccagctccagcccgcAGGGCGGATCCCCgtcaagagcagcagcactgagccgAGGCCCAAGGGGAGCTGCGGGGGGGCGACGCCGCAAGCGACCCCCGAGCCGGCACCGCCCATCCCTCACCGGTGGCCGGCCCAGACCCCGCGGGCAGCGGGCGGAGCCCCCCGACTCACCTGGCGGCGGGAGACGGCAccggcagggagcagctggagcaacACTTCCGGAGAGCGGAGCGGCCaccgccccgccgggccggaAGGAAGCTGTGGGCGAGACCATCCGCGCATGAGGGGGAGGTGGCGGCTTGGCTCATCGCTTCGGCGGCCGGGCGCCGCGAGCCGTGTCGAGGAGAGGACACGCGTGTTTCGTGGTTTTATCCTGGATGCTCTGCTTTCCTTGAAGGAGAAAGCCAGAGCCAAGAGCTCAGCCCCTCCACCCTGTGCGTGTGTCCTCCCCCGGCGACGCGTTGGTGCAGCGCGGTGTGGTCACCACATTCCACGGGCGAGGGGCGGAGGGAGCCGCGCGCCTGCCCTTGTAAGGCAACGGCGGGAGTTTCCTGCTCGCGCCGGCGGGCGGGGCCTTGCCCGCTCGCCccgcccctgccccgccccgcccctgccccgccccgctccggcTCGGGGCTAGCCGGGGGTTCTGTGGGGTGTGAGGGCGGGAGCCGGGAACCCGGAGCCACAGAGCCACGGGGTGGGTCCGGTCGGGAGGGACGCAGGGACCGCCATCTGGTGCAGCCTCTCTGCTCAAGCATgtggcacaggattgcatccagacGGTTCTTGAACATCCCCAGTGAGGGAGATGCCACACCCTGTTTGGGCTGCCTGTTTCAGTGTGTGGTCACCCACACAGTATAGCACTTcctcctcatgttcaggtggcaCTTCCTGGGCATCTGACTCCTTGGCACCACcgagaagagcctggctccatcctttTGACCCCCCTTTCAAATTCTGATGAGATAAATAGAGCTAGGAGACCTGCTCTTTTaaaaatgcctttattaaaaacaGCTCTGGGTGGGGAACCCGAGGGGTCGCGCACACTGCCGGCGCTGCTCCCACAGGAGGACGCTGAGAAGAAGGGGTGCAAGTTTGGCTCtcggcagagctggggcttctGTCCTCACGAGAGTCCTTAGGAAGACGATGCTGCCTCGTAGCTTAGAGGTATCATCCAAGCTGAGTACTATTTAAGTTATGGTGGCAGGAAGGAATCCAGCTCTGGTCAGTGGTGGGTGATTTTGTCTGGTTCTGCTCGGTTAAAATCATAGTTTATgtgctggtttgttgtttttgagAGGGTTCATATGGTACAACAGCCTCTCAATTCAGTCCGGATGCAAGTCCTTCTAGGAGCAGGGGAAGTGGTTCCCGATGGAAAGGGATACAAATACAGGGTAAAATAGTAACACTTAACAGCTGCAACTAAAGGCAAGTCCCAGAACTCTAACATTCAATATTCAACAACAGACCAACACTTCAAATTAAGACCCTATCAACTTCATCAACTAGCAATTTGCCACTCTGAAAAAGAGCTCTCATCTCCAGGGTTTCATTTCTCACACTTACATTTAAAAGGTCCCCTCTCAGTCATcttgaggctgaacaggcccaattccctcagcctttcctcttaGGAGAGGTGCTCTAGTCCCTTGATTAAGTTTGCACTCTAAACAGCCCAACACATGGTATGGCACTGCCCTGCATGCTCagcaactgctgctgctgctgtgtctggaaGATTCACCAAAGATCACAGATTAtcctgatttggaagggacctacagGGGTCATaaaagtccagctcctggccctgcacaggacaccccaaggaTCACACCGTGTGCCTAGAAGCATTTTTCAAACActccttgagctctgtcaggcatggtgctgtgaccacttccctagGGAgactgttccagtgcccaaccatcCTCTGGAAGAAgaacttttttacttttttttaacttttcctaGTAAATAATACTGTTTTTAAGCCAAGGTGAAGAGTAATATGGGACGAACAGAAACATCACCCAAAAAAACGGTGACCACAGGTCAAAGACACAAACAGCATCATATAACAAATAGATATCACAACCACTACCTATGTGGCCTGATTTATAATTTTGCATCCGGTTCTACTTAATTTTTACAGATTTTGCAACTGTATATGAAGTTACATAGTCTGTGACAGCAGTAAGAGATTACCCatatttctgacttttttttgagggaaattaACTGAGTATCTGGGAGGTGTGGCCCCTGAACTGGCCATGGGCTCCCCTGGCAGAGAGCACAACTCTGGGGGAACAtgttctgtgcccagcagctgcagagtcAAAACAAGCCTCTTGCAgttttccctgtccctgctaCTGCTGGCAGTATTTTTTACCTACAGGGAATTGTGGTGGTTGCTGTCACATGTCCCACCTttccctgggcactgggaggatGCTGCAGGCTGCCCACTTGGGATGAGCCTGTTGTGTATAGCAGGCAGCTCCTGATCCTGAAGATGTGAGTTCCTGCTGTAGAGTAGCTCCAGCATGGAAGCTGAGACAGGATTTCCTCTCTTCATCCAGAAACAGGTCATTCCTCATGCTGTGTACAAAGAACATCTTTGTTTCTGATGTTTCTAGAGTCCATGGCTTCCACAGCTGGAGTCAGTGGCAAAATTGATGCGTGATTTATCCAAGTTAGCCTTGATATGAGCAGAAATCAGAATATTTGTCTATTTAAAGGTATTCTTATTCaacaattaaataaataatacaatGACAATGATTTTCTaatgtttttcttcaaaaattgGTACAATGCTAACTCAGTGTTCATTTTTTGACCTAtactaaaataatattttagcTTATGTGAAAttggaaaaacagaaataacaaGCAAAGCCTAAAATGTCAGTAAGGAATATGTCGGAAGACCTGTCAGAATAATCCTTCATACTTGAGATCTGTGTATGGAGAGTCCTGGATATGAGCAGCTGTTGGGTTTAATATTTAACATAATGAGTAATACTTAATATATTGACTAACCTCAGAGGACTTTGGCCTACACTCTAAATCACCATAGTTGATTCAccttttacaattttttttttctgaataatttCTTAGTGGGAAAAGATGAgcaagcttttattttaagaagTAGGGAGAAACTGACTCAGTAGATTTCAGGAATCTTTAAGAAATACTGCAGTAATACTGGCTCATGAAGAGCAGTCCTGTTTCCAGAAAAAGGCGTGTCTGAGGAAGGATCAGCCATCCTGGGCTCTCCTGGCCTCTGGCATCTGCATTTTGCATCTTCCGTGTCTTTTCATGCTCTGTCATGCTCTCCACTGCTGTGTTCTATGCACTGCTTGGGAACTTCTCAGTCTCAGCACTTTACTCTGTGCATGTAGATTGTTATTTCCCACATACATTGAATACAATTTCTCTCCATGGAAATGATAATAAAGTAAc from Agelaius phoeniceus isolate bAgePho1 chromosome 1, bAgePho1.hap1, whole genome shotgun sequence includes these protein-coding regions:
- the LOC129121802 gene encoding myosin regulatory light chain 2, smooth muscle minor isoform isoform X1; translated protein: MVSPTASFRPGGAVAAPLSGSVAPAAPCRCRLPPPEPTATMSSKRAKTKTTKKRPQRATSNVFAMFDQSQIQEFKEAFNMIDQNRDGFIDKEDLHDMLASLGKNPTDEYLDAMMNEAPGPINFTMFLTMFGEKLNGTDPEDVIRNAFACFDEEATGFIQEDYLRELLTTMGDRFTDEEVDELYREAPIDKKGNFNYIEFTRILKHGAKDKDD
- the LOC129121802 gene encoding myosin regulatory light chain 2, smooth muscle minor isoform isoform X2 produces the protein MSSKRAKTKTTKKRPQRATSNVFAMFDQSQIQEFKEAFNMIDQNRDGFIDKEDLHDMLASLGKNPTDEYLDAMMNEAPGPINFTMFLTMFGEKLNGTDPEDVIRNAFACFDEEATGFIQEDYLRELLTTMGDRFTDEEVDELYREAPIDKKGNFNYIEFTRILKHGAKDKDD